Proteins encoded by one window of Rhodococcus sp. OK302:
- a CDS encoding CaiB/BaiF CoA transferase family protein, whose product MTAVEHARPIQTQPGSGRQPQQRTGPLAGVRIADFCWMGVGAVATRMLADFGAEVIKIEARDRLDMPRRLPIYKNELRSYGDEDPNPDPNKGGLFNNYSRNKLGITVNMKTERGQQLVRQLIGASSVVTENFAPGVMEKWGLTYDDLRAIDPEIILARMSGFGHSGPHHRFKSYGPVIQAVCGLSFISGLPDREPSGWGLSYMDNQAAYYNSMALLMAIMQRNVTGKGQEIDVSAVEAGINLIGPDLLDVSVNNAKTRRPGYPNGNRLDNPQAAPHGVYPAAGEDKWLAIAVFDDADWSRFASALGNPEWASSPDFADQSSRFANHDKLDEHISRWSARRPAHESMELLQAAGVAAGAVRNSQDLTESDPQINLRETFFELDHPVIGVAKFEGSPMQFSRTVQDNWRSAPLLGEDNQYVFGNILGLDEDEIAVLTAEGVI is encoded by the coding sequence GTGACTGCAGTCGAGCACGCGCGGCCGATACAGACACAGCCGGGCAGTGGGCGCCAGCCCCAGCAGCGCACGGGACCGCTTGCGGGTGTGCGGATCGCAGATTTCTGCTGGATGGGTGTGGGCGCTGTCGCGACCCGCATGCTGGCAGATTTCGGAGCCGAGGTCATCAAGATCGAGGCGCGTGATCGCCTGGACATGCCTAGACGCTTGCCCATCTATAAAAATGAATTGCGCTCGTACGGTGACGAGGATCCAAACCCGGACCCGAACAAGGGCGGACTCTTCAACAACTACAGCCGTAACAAGCTCGGCATCACCGTGAATATGAAGACCGAACGCGGCCAGCAGTTGGTGCGGCAGTTGATCGGTGCGAGTTCCGTTGTGACAGAGAACTTCGCGCCCGGAGTCATGGAGAAGTGGGGACTGACGTATGACGATCTGCGTGCGATCGATCCCGAGATCATCCTTGCCCGGATGAGCGGGTTCGGACACAGCGGACCGCACCACCGGTTCAAGAGCTACGGCCCGGTGATCCAAGCGGTGTGTGGATTGTCCTTCATTTCCGGTCTGCCGGATCGTGAGCCGTCCGGCTGGGGATTGTCATATATGGACAATCAAGCGGCCTATTACAATTCGATGGCACTCTTGATGGCGATCATGCAGCGAAACGTAACCGGCAAGGGGCAGGAGATCGACGTCTCGGCGGTAGAGGCCGGTATCAACTTGATAGGCCCGGACTTGCTCGACGTTTCTGTAAACAACGCTAAGACTCGTCGACCCGGCTATCCCAACGGAAACCGCTTGGACAATCCTCAGGCAGCCCCGCACGGTGTCTATCCTGCTGCGGGCGAAGACAAGTGGCTCGCAATCGCCGTGTTCGACGACGCGGACTGGTCGCGGTTTGCTTCAGCCCTCGGAAACCCCGAATGGGCTTCGTCCCCGGACTTCGCTGATCAATCCTCCCGTTTCGCCAACCATGACAAGCTTGATGAACACATCTCACGATGGTCCGCACGTCGGCCGGCACACGAGTCCATGGAACTATTACAGGCCGCTGGGGTCGCAGCAGGCGCCGTCCGCAACTCGCAGGACCTCACCGAGTCGGACCCGCAGATCAACCTTCGGGAAACATTCTTCGAGCTCGATCACCCCGTCATCGGTGTGGCAAAGTTCGAAGGCTCACCTATGCAGTTTTCCCGGACGGTGCAGGACAATTGGCGCAGCGCGCCGCTACTCGGAGAAGACAATCAATATGTATTCGGCAACATCCTCGGACTCGACGAGGACGAGATTGCAGTGCTTACCGCAGAGGGCGTGATCTGA
- a CDS encoding CaiB/BaiF CoA transferase family protein has product MELAYSGLVVVELADDPAGEYTGKLLADQGAQVIKIEPLGGVASRHIGPYAGGEVDPDRSLNFWTYNTSKHSVTLAVGEAEGQVALAELISRADILLTTGRPVDLQAQGLDLESLCSENPRLIALSVSPFGLTGPWANYRTSDLVGLAIGGLLTTCGYDDHSIPPIRPGGNQGYMTAASFALCGLLLALIERQNTGLGQLVDVSMHESIAVTGELANPYWFYPKALVQRQTCRHAQPEPTQPALFQCADGVWVYFALILADQNAWKALTSWMESAGVAADLVDEEYLSLAHRQENFSHIQELLEVFFLIQDSGSVYREGQGRGLPIGPLRAPEELFDDEHLAERKFFEPVEMSDGTSTLFPGTPYRFSGGNGAPTRPPLLGEHTEEVLSHG; this is encoded by the coding sequence ATGGAACTCGCATACAGTGGCCTGGTTGTCGTGGAGCTTGCTGACGATCCGGCTGGTGAATATACGGGCAAGCTGCTTGCCGACCAGGGCGCACAGGTTATCAAGATTGAACCTCTCGGTGGTGTGGCGAGTCGACATATCGGCCCCTACGCCGGTGGTGAAGTCGACCCCGACAGGAGTCTGAATTTTTGGACTTACAACACGTCGAAGCATTCGGTCACTCTGGCGGTCGGGGAGGCGGAAGGTCAGGTAGCGCTCGCTGAGCTGATCTCCCGCGCGGACATACTCCTGACGACAGGCAGACCCGTGGACCTCCAAGCGCAGGGTTTAGACCTCGAAAGTCTCTGCTCGGAGAATCCTCGCTTGATTGCGCTGTCGGTCTCACCATTCGGGTTGACCGGGCCTTGGGCGAACTACCGGACTTCTGATCTAGTCGGTCTTGCAATAGGTGGGCTTCTCACTACCTGCGGCTACGACGATCATTCGATTCCGCCGATCCGACCCGGCGGAAATCAGGGCTACATGACCGCCGCGAGTTTCGCGTTGTGCGGACTGCTTCTTGCACTCATCGAGCGGCAGAATACCGGACTGGGACAGCTCGTCGACGTGTCGATGCACGAATCGATCGCGGTCACGGGCGAGTTGGCCAACCCCTACTGGTTCTACCCGAAGGCGTTGGTGCAGAGGCAGACCTGTCGGCATGCCCAACCTGAACCGACACAACCGGCCTTGTTCCAGTGTGCAGACGGGGTGTGGGTGTATTTCGCCTTGATTCTCGCGGACCAGAATGCGTGGAAGGCATTGACTTCGTGGATGGAATCGGCCGGTGTTGCAGCGGATCTCGTAGACGAAGAATATCTGTCTTTGGCACACCGACAGGAGAACTTTTCGCATATCCAGGAACTGCTCGAGGTGTTCTTCCTTATTCAGGATTCGGGTTCGGTTTACCGTGAGGGGCAGGGCCGCGGTCTACCAATCGGACCGTTGCGGGCCCCGGAGGAATTGTTCGACGACGAGCACCTCGCCGAACGTAAGTTCTTCGAGCCCGTCGAGATGTCCGACGGAACAAGCACGCTTTTTCCCGGTACGCCGTACCGATTCTCCGGTGGTAACGGAGCGCCGACTCGGCCTCCGCTCCTTGGTGAGCACACCGAGGAGGTGTTGTCTCATGGATGA
- a CDS encoding thiolase C-terminal domain-containing protein, whose amino-acid sequence MDDRWQRDVCAIAGVGQSAFSKYSGVSVTALAADAALAALADAGIDPSEVDGVVRNDMDLVSCAALGDAIGAGNLTYYGEAGPGGSGPCAMVAQAVAAIMSGQAKTVVVFRSLNGRSGNRFGLSAELDPVIGGAETFTEFFGPYGLLSPGIFFALIAQQYMNETGLTSEQLANIALVARKHANNNPTAQMYDRAMTLDDYMGSRMLSTPLRLFDYCLETDGASAVVVTTTERAKDLRQPPAIIRAVAMASGPRPQPGQMYPVLMRENPLSMPSRYCAETLYTRAGLGPQDIDSAQLYDCFSITALLQIEDYGFCAPGEAGGFIESGQLEVDGAMPFNTSGGHMSEGYIHGMNHVVEGVRQIRGHSSNQVAGASVSLVTSAPPPSTAALILVSA is encoded by the coding sequence ATGGATGATCGTTGGCAACGTGACGTCTGCGCGATTGCAGGAGTCGGGCAGAGTGCCTTCTCAAAGTATTCGGGGGTCAGTGTGACGGCTCTCGCCGCGGATGCGGCCCTCGCTGCACTGGCAGATGCCGGGATCGATCCTTCCGAGGTGGATGGCGTCGTCCGTAATGACATGGACCTCGTGTCCTGCGCTGCGCTCGGAGATGCGATAGGCGCAGGCAATCTGACGTACTACGGTGAGGCGGGCCCCGGCGGGTCAGGTCCCTGCGCGATGGTTGCGCAGGCTGTCGCCGCAATCATGAGTGGACAGGCGAAAACCGTAGTGGTCTTTCGGTCGCTCAACGGACGCTCCGGCAACCGGTTCGGACTCTCTGCCGAACTGGATCCCGTCATCGGTGGAGCAGAGACGTTCACCGAATTCTTCGGTCCGTATGGGTTGCTCTCTCCCGGAATATTTTTTGCGCTCATCGCGCAGCAGTACATGAACGAGACGGGACTGACATCCGAGCAACTTGCGAACATCGCGCTGGTTGCGCGCAAGCACGCCAACAACAATCCAACCGCGCAAATGTATGACCGTGCAATGACTTTGGACGACTACATGGGTTCGCGTATGTTGTCCACGCCGCTGCGTCTGTTCGATTACTGCCTCGAAACCGATGGCGCGTCGGCGGTCGTCGTCACGACAACCGAGCGCGCAAAGGATCTCCGGCAACCCCCTGCCATTATTCGGGCAGTGGCGATGGCGAGCGGACCCCGACCCCAGCCGGGGCAGATGTACCCCGTTCTGATGCGAGAGAACCCGTTGTCGATGCCGTCGAGGTATTGCGCGGAGACACTCTATACGCGTGCAGGTCTCGGGCCGCAGGACATCGACTCGGCGCAGCTGTACGACTGCTTTTCCATCACCGCGCTGCTGCAGATCGAAGATTACGGCTTCTGCGCGCCGGGTGAGGCGGGAGGGTTCATCGAATCCGGCCAGCTCGAAGTCGACGGAGCGATGCCGTTCAACACGAGTGGAGGCCATATGTCGGAGGGATATATCCACGGAATGAACCACGTCGTCGAAGGCGTCCGCCAGATTCGCGGACACTCGTCGAACCAAGTGGCGGGGGCGTCGGTATCCCTCGTGACGTCGGCGCCACCGCCGTCCACCGCTGCGCTGATCCTGGTATCGGCATGA
- a CDS encoding Zn-ribbon domain-containing OB-fold protein yields MSARLAPRVDDPASRGFFELAANGELGVLTCAQCSTRTHLPRPRCVGCGGKNLEWAAVVGSGRAKSWTVVEHQVHPLFPVPYTVVLIELDDEENIRMVGHLPGRVAVDESTEFVVDFEDLGPDRNGNATVLPTWRIATDNG; encoded by the coding sequence ATGAGTGCCCGGCTGGCGCCGCGGGTCGACGACCCGGCGAGTCGCGGTTTCTTCGAGTTGGCGGCGAACGGCGAGCTCGGCGTACTCACCTGCGCGCAGTGCAGCACTCGGACTCATCTGCCCCGGCCCCGATGCGTCGGATGCGGCGGAAAGAATCTCGAATGGGCCGCTGTCGTGGGCAGTGGGCGAGCGAAGTCGTGGACCGTGGTGGAGCATCAGGTTCATCCGCTGTTTCCGGTGCCGTACACAGTGGTGCTGATTGAACTCGACGATGAAGAGAACATCCGGATGGTCGGGCACTTGCCCGGACGGGTGGCTGTTGACGAGTCGACCGAATTTGTGGTCGATTTCGAAGATTTGGGTCCAGACAGAAATGGCAACGCCACAGTTCTGCCTACCTGGAGAATCGCGACGGACAACGGGTAG